The genomic window TTGTATTGATGTGGTTGGTGGTTGGTGGTTGGTGGTTGGTGGTTGGTGATTGGTGATTGGTGATTGGTGATTGGTGATTGGTGATTGGTGATTGGTGATTGGTGATTGGTGATTGGTGATTGGTGATTGGTGATTGGTGATTGGTGATTGGTGTTCAATTATCTCGGCATGAGTCGTCGCGGAATCAATGTCGACACCGGGCGGCTCGCGCCGCATCCGCTAAGATTGTCGCGGATCACTCCGTGGTCCGCTGCTGCGCCGTTGTTGGCCACGACGTAGGTCCGGTTCCACCGGACGTTTGCGAGGAATGCATGTTGCGAATTTCGGTTCTCGCGAATTGATTCGCGGTGGTGCGTGGGAACCGCGGCTAACGCCGATCGGCTGTTTGGTCTTTCGAAACATCTGGCGTGAATTGCTAGGGTCACGTGTTGTTTGGCGTTTCACCTTTCGCCATACAGGGCATGGCCTACACGGGGATCCTGATCACTGTGTCCCTGTGGTCCTTTCTACTTCCCACCCGGCATTCCTCGCATGCGTTTGCGGCGGCAGCAGTGTTTGAACTTTTTGCCGCTATCGCAGGGGCAAGGATCATTGCGTTGCACGCGGCCTTTTCGACGCGGGCGTTTGCTGAACAGTCGCTTGGGGTCTTGGTGGTACATCTTCCGAAGCATGTTGTAGAGCTGCGGATCTTTGGTTTGCAGTTGGGCCGGTTTCTCGAAGAAGTACTCCGACAGCACCGCGAAGTACTCGGCCTCGTTGGTGTAGGCGTAGTCATCGATGCCGGAACGGGTGCCTTCGGACCGGAGTTCTTCGCCGACCCATTTCACCCAAGGCTCGGTGACCTCCGCGGTCGCGGACACGGGAATGCCATCCACGTCTCCGTCGGCTTTGTCGACCAAGTGAGCGAACTCATGAATGCCGACGTTTCGCTTGTCGCCTGAGTTGGAAAAACCTGCCAGCAACGATGGTTTGGAGAGAATCATCACGCCGCTTAAGTGGGCAACGCCGATCATCCCCAACGTGTTTTTGTCGCCTTCGCCTTCCGTTTGATAATCCTCGCCGAACGATCCGGGGTAGATCAGCACTTCGCCCAAACCGGAATACTCAAAATCATCCAGACCCATGATGGGGATCACGGCACTGGCTCCCACCAGAGCACGAGTGGTTTCGTCGACGTCGGTACGAATGCCGGTGACGGTGACTTCGTCCAGGAAGACCTTCATCCGATTTTGGAAATCGATGCGACGATCTTCCGCGAGCATGCGGTAGTACTCGACATATTGTTGCAGCGCCAATTCCCAAACATCGGGGAAAGGCGTCGCGATGACTTGAAGTCGTCGTTTGGTTTTGCGTCGCACGAACCAATGAGCGACCCAAGCGATCGGCAACGCCAGCAACGTCCATGGCTGGAGGAATGCGAACCCGATGATCAATGCGCCGACTGCGAATGAAATCGCAAACGCGAGCCGGCGATTGGATCGGTCCATTTCAGGAGTGACAAGCAACGAGAGGCAGCCCAAAGGAGAAGGTGAGATTCAAGAGCGAAGTCATCATAGACGCGGGGCGGGTTGTTTCGGACAGGCGTTCAAACTTCTGGCCGAGCGGCATGCGCGTCGCGGTCTCGATCGAGGCATGGTCCTCCGTGAGTGCGACTTTATCTGCCCTCCCGACGGTCGACTTCATCCGTCAGTAGGCGAAGACGGGCCGGGCAGTTATTCTCGTGGCTCCGTCGGCAGATTGTCTGGCTGACCCATCCCACCCTTTTGCTGTTTTCGGCCACCCCGTGCACCGTTTCGATTCCATTTCCGTTGCCCCGCCCGATGCCATTTTGGGTTTGACCGAAGCGTTCAAAGCGGATGAACGCGAAACGAAAATGAACCTCTCCGTCGGCGTTTACCAAGACGCGACCGGAACCACGCCCGTGCTGCGTTGCGTGAAAGAGGCCGAAAAACGGTTGGTGGAAACCGAATCGACCAAAGGCTACTTGTCGATCGATGGTCTTCCCGACTATCGCCAAGCCGCTCGCGAGCTGGTCTTTGGCGACCAAGTCGAAGCCGCCCGAGTCGCCGCGGTTCAGTCGCCCGGCGGAACTGGTGCGCTGCGAGTCGCTGCGGAATTCCTCGCCAGCCAATGCGGTCCGCTGCGGATTTTCCTGCCCACACCAACTTGGGCCAACCACAACGCCATCATGGCGGCGGCTGGATTGCCGGTTGAAAACTACTCGTACTTGGCGGCTGATAAAAAGACGTTGGACTTCGACGCGATGATCGAAGACCTGAAGTCCAAAACCAAAGCCGGCGACGCCGTGTTGTTGCACGCTTGTTGTCACAACCCCACCGGAGTCGATCCGACGCCCGAGCAATGGGAACAGATTGGGGCTGTCGTCGCCGAAAAGAATTTGTTGCCGCTGCTGGACTTCGCTTACCAAGGGTTCGGCGAAGGTTTGGAAGAGGACGCCGCGGGTGTTCGCACGATCTTGCGTCATGTGGACGAAGCCTTGGTGTGCTCCTCGTTCAGCAAGAACTTCGGGCTGTACAGTGAGCGAGTCGGGACCGTGTGCTTGGTTTCGGGGTCAGCCGACACGACCAAGGCCGCGCTCAGCCAACTCAAACGCCTCGTCCGAGCCAACTACAGCAACCCACCACGTCACGGCG from Rhodopirellula halodulae includes these protein-coding regions:
- a CDS encoding zinc-dependent peptidase, with the translated sequence MDRSNRRLAFAISFAVGALIIGFAFLQPWTLLALPIAWVAHWFVRRKTKRRLQVIATPFPDVWELALQQYVEYYRMLAEDRRIDFQNRMKVFLDEVTVTGIRTDVDETTRALVGASAVIPIMGLDDFEYSGLGEVLIYPGSFGEDYQTEGEGDKNTLGMIGVAHLSGVMILSKPSLLAGFSNSGDKRNVGIHEFAHLVDKADGDVDGIPVSATAEVTEPWVKWVGEELRSEGTRSGIDDYAYTNEAEYFAVLSEYFFEKPAQLQTKDPQLYNMLRKMYHQDPKRLFSKRPRRKGRVQRNDPCPCDSGKKFKHCCRRKRMRGMPGGK
- a CDS encoding amino acid aminotransferase — translated: MHRFDSISVAPPDAILGLTEAFKADERETKMNLSVGVYQDATGTTPVLRCVKEAEKRLVETESTKGYLSIDGLPDYRQAARELVFGDQVEAARVAAVQSPGGTGALRVAAEFLASQCGPLRIFLPTPTWANHNAIMAAAGLPVENYSYLAADKKTLDFDAMIEDLKSKTKAGDAVLLHACCHNPTGVDPTPEQWEQIGAVVAEKNLLPLLDFAYQGFGEGLEEDAAGVRTILRHVDEALVCSSFSKNFGLYSERVGTVCLVSGSADTTKAALSQLKRLVRANYSNPPRHGGAIVATVLADAGLTKMWHEELAEMRTRIASLRQQFVDGMAATGVDQDFSFLLDQKGMFSFSGLTPMQVDQLRTEHGVYLVGSGRINVAGMNESRMGWLCDAVAAVLR